In Setaria viridis chromosome 5, Setaria_viridis_v4.0, whole genome shotgun sequence, the genomic stretch AAATTACATATCACTTGCAACTACTAAATTTCATGCTAGAGTTGTAAGTTGAGATGGCTAGTGATCAAATGTAAACAGAAGTGGTTCAATTCTAACAACTGAAACCTGTGGGAACTGGGAACCTCATGAGGGAACCAACCCTTTTCTAAAAGACATTGGCCACAGATACCTCAATTGGCTAAACCAAGCAGGACAGTGGCACAATAGCAGTTCCTCATAAAATGAATACCACGCTAAAGCAACACTAGATTCAGCACTGAACAAGAGGTTATCTGGACGCTCCAAAGAGGTATACATCACTTgaattttctgaccaacgtAGATTCCGCAGGTTAACAATCTAATGTAAATGACCGTGATTCAGTAATATTGATGTGAACTGGAACCAACCTTTTTCTTGACCTTACCACCAGGCAGGCGTTTCACCTCTTCCGGCTTAGATGCAGAAGCATCTCCTGAAACAGCAGAGCAGCACGCGGATATTAGAGATCAACTCGTCCCCCTCCGATAGGATCACAGATCGAATGTCGGCATCCATCAGCGCTCCAAATCTCTAATCAATAAGAAAATCTCCAGGAATTAACAACGCAAGACGGGCACGAGACGACACGAACCTGCGGCGCTGCTGGTGGAGCCGTCCGAGATCCCGACGCCCTGGAGGCGCTCGCCGAGCTTGTCGACGtccttgtcgccgccgccgcctgcgcgccCGACCAGATCAACCACAGATTAGATTAGGCCGCCCCAGAGACAGCGGGGACCGCGAAGGGGAGGAAAGGAACGCCGCGCAGGACGAACCGGATGAGGAAGGGGCGATGAGGTCGTCGGGGTAGACCCCCGGCGCGTGGGCGCGGAGCCAGGGCTTGCAGCGCTCGAAGTCGGGGCCGAACTCGCAGTACTCCGCGGGGAGGCCGCAGACGCCGCAGTAGAGCACGCGCACCGGAGCCGGCTtctccgccgccatcgccgccgccgctggtggtTCTCCCTAGTCGATCCGGTGCGGAATGCGGTGGCGATTGGATTTGATTTTGTTGCGGGGATTTGGGGGAACGAAGGAAGGCTGGGCTCGTTGCGCCAACTTGTGTGCCGCCCTGCTCGTGCTCGCCTGGTTCTTTCGGTGGATTCGGAtgcgattttttttttctttggagaggaagaggaaagggaAGAAGGGGATGGTTTGTTATTGGGCCGTACTGGGCCTAGAGAGATGAATTCATGGATGATGAGCCGTCTGGACCTATAGGGATGAATATTCCTGGATGGGCGGGTcttgttttctctttcttctttggtCTGACTGAAACAAGTAGAATTTCGTTTTGTGTTTTTGTTCTGAAATTTTGTGCAcatagggtgtttggatacacacagctaaactttagcacctatcacatcggatgtttagatactaattaggagtattaaatacagtctaattataaaactaattgcacagatggattctaattcgtgagataaatctattaagcctaattagtccatgatttgacaatgtgatgctacagtaaccatttgctaatgatgaattaattagtcttgatagattcgtctcgcgaattggactccatctatacaattagttttgtaattagtcctcgggaaaaaaaaatcaggcagTGTAGCCACGTACCCAGGGAAGGTTCGGGCGgaccgcgcgcgccggcggcggcaacgtAACGCCGCGGGTACGTGTCGTCCTTCTTCAACGGCGGCCGGTCGGGGGAACGATGGCGGCGGCA encodes the following:
- the LOC117856811 gene encoding translation machinery-associated protein 22; amino-acid sequence: MAAEKPAPVRVLYCGVCGLPAEYCEFGPDFERCKPWLRAHAPGVYPDDLIAPSSSGGGGDKDVDKLGERLQGVGISDGSTSSAAGDASASKPEEVKRLPGGKVKKKEKQEVVIEKIVRNKRKCVTVVKGLELFGVKLSDASKKLGKKFATGASVVKGPTEKEQIDVQGDISYDIVEFITDTWPDVPESAIFFIEDGRKVPAA